A region from the Candidatus Thiothrix putei genome encodes:
- a CDS encoding mechanosensitive ion channel: MDGLSSSLANILGELASGKLGHALIGLAILIVGLIVVSFIAGFIKRMLGKVGFLERTKLAKPLASLIKALLTIFVLMAVLQHFGLTDVLAPLKTMLNKFLAAIPNIIGAGVIGYAGWVIAKIVSELTAVALGKVDRQLALKMGDQSTQGMKISKIGSSFIFAAILIPIAVSALGVLNIPSITQPASDMLNKLLAAIPNIIGAGIILAVTYFVAKFVVSMLTSVLDGININGMPQKLGLTGVFNDSFTPTKLVSNVIMFFAMLTAATAAVNTLGIEIISNIFAKVLEFGGGILVGGVILLVGYFLSTLAYNKLSQYGSSGIASIARFAILGLVLAMGLRAMGLADNIVNMAFGFTLGAVAIAAALAFGLGGREAAKRIANGWADKIK, encoded by the coding sequence ATGGATGGACTTTCATCATCTCTCGCTAACATATTAGGGGAACTGGCTTCCGGCAAACTAGGACATGCTTTGATTGGCTTGGCAATCTTGATTGTAGGGCTGATTGTGGTCAGCTTTATTGCAGGCTTCATCAAGCGTATGTTGGGAAAAGTAGGTTTCTTGGAACGCACTAAATTAGCTAAGCCACTGGCTTCCTTAATCAAAGCATTGCTAACCATTTTTGTCTTGATGGCAGTCTTACAGCACTTTGGGTTAACGGATGTGTTAGCACCGCTGAAAACCATGCTGAATAAGTTCCTGGCAGCTATCCCCAATATTATCGGTGCAGGTGTCATTGGTTATGCTGGCTGGGTCATTGCAAAGATTGTTTCAGAACTAACCGCCGTTGCACTTGGTAAAGTTGATCGTCAATTGGCCCTTAAAATGGGTGACCAAAGCACGCAAGGCATGAAGATCTCCAAAATTGGCAGTTCTTTCATTTTTGCTGCCATCTTAATCCCTATCGCGGTAAGCGCCTTAGGGGTATTAAATATTCCTTCCATTACTCAACCTGCTTCTGACATGCTGAATAAGCTACTAGCGGCTATTCCAAATATTATTGGTGCAGGTATTATCCTAGCGGTAACCTATTTTGTTGCTAAGTTTGTGGTATCCATGCTAACCAGTGTCTTGGATGGCATCAATATCAACGGTATGCCACAAAAATTGGGGTTGACCGGCGTCTTTAATGACTCATTCACACCGACTAAATTAGTTAGCAATGTCATTATGTTCTTTGCCATGTTGACGGCTGCGACGGCAGCAGTGAATACCTTGGGTATTGAAATCATTTCCAATATCTTTGCAAAAGTGTTGGAGTTTGGTGGCGGTATTCTGGTCGGTGGCGTTATTCTGCTGGTTGGTTATTTCCTAAGTACTTTGGCGTATAACAAACTGAGTCAATATGGCAGCTCTGGCATCGCCAGTATTGCCCGTTTCGCTATTTTAGGCTTGGTGTTGGCAATGGGGCTGCGGGCAATGGGATTGGCAGATAATATCGTGAATATGGCATTTGGTTTCACGTTGGGTGCAGTAGCGATTGCAGCAGCTTTAGCCTTTGGTTTAGGCGGGCGTGAAGCCGCTAAACGCATTGCAAATGGCTGGGCTGACAAAATCAAGTAA
- a CDS encoding penicillin-binding protein 1A, with the protein MFALYSHYAPQLPDEAELRKIDIQVPLRIYTRDGELLAEYGEHRSRPVNLEDVPEKLKLAFLDIEDARFYDHQGVDIKGVLRALRSVASTGSASQGASTITMQLARNSFLDSGKNLERKLKETLLAIKMEQTLSKNQILELYLNKIYLGNRAYGIASAAETYYGKTLGELTLAQSAMIAGLPKAPSRYNPLANPERAMIRRNYILKRMLELQHITSLEYQTALNEPNTAQRHKTELDADAPYLAEMVRADIVKRFGEANAYTQGYHVYTTLNSDIQKEAAESLRKSLLAYDQRHGYRGPEDKLVLSDLKTEDEMRDKLSSYPVLGELYPALVLTTDASAAELLVGETRVTLTFEAVKWAREFKSEDRRGAAPKRVSDVLKAGDVVRVRQTDKEKNTWVLSQVPTVGGALVSLDPSDGAVRAVMGGFDFQHSKFNRATQALRQPGSSFKPIVYAAALAKGFTPASIVNDAPIDIPGSTWKPENFGGRYIGPTTLREALSKSRNLVSIRLLRSIGVNYAIDFATEFGFPRENLPPNLTLALGTAMTTPIEMATAYAVFANGGYKVDSYFITKIEDRNHKVLFEETSPRVCAGETDVCVIEKQTDQPADAYEGKDGKNTAGADKSDKKSVDSVASDKPIWETAAVERPKIGENGAYPAAKRILDNRTHYQIVSMMQDVTQSGTAARAGRSLNRKDIAGKTGTTNDQKDAWFCGFSPNVVTVAWVGFDDMSKLGEGETATNVALPMWIDFMHRVLKGEPSKEWEKPVDLKEADLDLDTEDKPRRRSTARAENSGVGFQYKSERDLAPRQAAPAGGSAPRAPAPQRTPERVEIPEQLF; encoded by the coding sequence TTGTTTGCCTTATATTCTCACTATGCTCCCCAGTTGCCTGATGAGGCAGAGTTACGCAAGATCGACATTCAAGTGCCGTTGCGTATCTATACCCGTGATGGTGAATTACTGGCTGAATACGGTGAACACCGTAGCCGCCCCGTTAATCTGGAGGATGTGCCTGAAAAGTTAAAACTGGCCTTTCTGGATATTGAGGATGCGCGGTTTTATGATCACCAAGGGGTTGATATAAAAGGCGTGTTACGTGCCTTGCGGAGTGTGGCATCAACAGGTTCCGCTAGTCAGGGTGCTAGTACAATTACCATGCAGTTGGCGCGAAATTCCTTCTTGGATTCAGGTAAAAATCTGGAACGTAAGCTAAAGGAAACCTTATTAGCCATTAAAATGGAACAAACGCTAAGTAAAAACCAAATTCTGGAGCTATACCTTAACAAGATTTACCTGGGTAATCGGGCTTATGGTATTGCCTCTGCTGCGGAAACGTACTATGGCAAAACTTTGGGAGAGTTGACGTTAGCGCAAAGTGCCATGATTGCAGGTTTGCCTAAAGCACCTTCGCGGTATAACCCCTTGGCGAATCCTGAGCGTGCCATGATCCGCCGCAATTACATTCTTAAGCGGATGCTGGAGTTACAGCACATTACCTCACTGGAATACCAAACCGCGTTAAATGAGCCGAATACCGCTCAACGGCATAAAACAGAGCTTGATGCTGATGCGCCTTATTTAGCTGAAATGGTGCGTGCTGATATTGTAAAGCGCTTTGGTGAAGCGAATGCCTATACCCAAGGCTACCATGTTTATACCACACTAAATTCCGACATCCAGAAAGAAGCCGCTGAGTCATTACGTAAATCATTGTTAGCGTATGACCAGCGCCACGGTTATCGTGGGCCAGAAGACAAACTAGTGCTCAGTGATTTGAAAACAGAAGATGAGATGCGTGACAAGCTCTCTTCTTACCCCGTATTAGGGGAGCTGTATCCTGCATTGGTGTTAACAACAGACGCTAGCGCGGCGGAGTTATTGGTGGGTGAAACTCGCGTGACCTTGACATTCGAGGCCGTCAAATGGGCGCGTGAATTCAAAAGCGAAGACCGTCGAGGGGCTGCACCTAAACGTGTCAGTGATGTGTTGAAAGCTGGGGATGTGGTTCGGGTTCGCCAGACCGATAAAGAAAAAAATACGTGGGTGCTTTCCCAGGTGCCGACGGTAGGGGGGGCTTTGGTATCCCTAGACCCTAGTGATGGCGCGGTACGTGCTGTCATGGGTGGATTTGATTTCCAACATTCTAAATTTAATCGTGCTACGCAAGCCCTGCGTCAACCCGGTTCTAGCTTCAAACCTATTGTGTATGCGGCTGCGTTGGCGAAAGGTTTCACGCCAGCCAGTATTGTGAATGATGCACCGATTGACATTCCTGGCAGTACATGGAAGCCAGAAAACTTTGGGGGGAGGTACATCGGCCCTACGACTTTGCGGGAGGCATTGTCGAAATCCCGTAATCTGGTTTCGATCCGTTTATTGCGTAGCATTGGTGTGAATTACGCGATTGATTTTGCCACCGAGTTTGGGTTTCCCAGAGAAAATTTGCCGCCTAATTTAACCCTTGCGTTGGGAACGGCCATGACGACGCCGATAGAAATGGCGACGGCTTATGCCGTGTTTGCGAACGGTGGTTACAAAGTCGATAGTTACTTTATTACCAAGATTGAAGACCGTAATCATAAAGTGTTGTTTGAAGAGACCTCGCCTAGGGTTTGTGCGGGTGAGACAGATGTGTGTGTTATTGAAAAGCAGACTGATCAGCCAGCCGATGCTTATGAAGGCAAGGATGGTAAAAACACAGCAGGCGCGGATAAGTCGGATAAGAAAAGCGTGGATTCTGTAGCATCGGATAAACCCATTTGGGAGACTGCGGCGGTTGAGCGTCCGAAAATCGGTGAGAATGGGGCTTACCCTGCGGCTAAACGTATTCTGGACAATAGAACGCATTATCAGATTGTTAGCATGATGCAAGATGTTACCCAGTCTGGCACTGCTGCCCGTGCGGGGCGTAGCTTAAATCGTAAAGATATTGCGGGTAAAACCGGTACAACGAATGATCAAAAAGATGCATGGTTCTGTGGTTTTTCCCCTAATGTGGTAACTGTTGCTTGGGTTGGTTTCGATGATATGTCTAAATTAGGCGAGGGTGAAACTGCTACTAATGTGGCTTTGCCCATGTGGATTGATTTTATGCATCGTGTGCTTAAAGGTGAGCCGTCTAAAGAATGGGAAAAGCCAGTTGATCTTAAAGAGGCCGATTTGGATCTGGATACTGAAGATAAACCGCGCCGTCGCAGTACTGCTCGTGCGGAAAATTCAGGGGTTGGCTTTCAGTACAAAAGCGAGCGTGATCTTGCACCCCGTCAGGCAGCTCCTGCCGGTGGCTCAGCACCACGAGCACCAGCACCACAACGTACACCTGAACGGGTCGAAATTCCTGAGCAATTGTTCTGA
- the pilM gene encoding type IV pilus assembly protein PilM encodes MFSIYPRKESLLGLDISSSAIKLVEMTRKGRDYRIESYSVAPLPEGVANEKDIVEPEPVGEAIRKALRDSRSKLKHCALAIPTSMAISKIIAMPASIPQAELEAQMSMEAEQHIPYPMNEVNYDFEILGPSANSPETVDVLLAATRSENVEVRVAAAEMAGLTVDIVDTETHALEKVLRHLTNELEQHDSLAIVDFGATMTGISVFERSRLTFSREQTFGGRQLTEEIMHRYGLTWQEAGLAKKEGNLPENYVSEVLEPFKDSMVRQLHRFLQFYYASSQKDSVSQILICGGCARIPGVDEQIQSTIGIPVRVINPFTRVALGSRVSPVRFTNDMQALLIAAGLSLRGLE; translated from the coding sequence GTGTTTTCAATATATCCTCGTAAAGAAAGCTTACTCGGTCTGGACATCAGCTCTTCCGCCATAAAACTGGTGGAAATGACCCGCAAGGGACGCGACTACCGGATCGAAAGTTACTCCGTCGCCCCACTGCCGGAGGGTGTTGCCAATGAAAAAGACATCGTGGAACCGGAACCCGTAGGAGAAGCCATCCGCAAAGCTTTGCGTGATAGCCGTTCCAAACTGAAGCATTGTGCCTTGGCTATTCCCACTTCCATGGCGATCAGCAAAATCATTGCCATGCCCGCTTCTATTCCTCAAGCGGAGTTGGAAGCACAAATGTCAATGGAGGCTGAGCAACACATCCCCTACCCTATGAACGAGGTCAATTACGACTTTGAAATTCTAGGCCCTTCCGCCAATTCACCAGAAACAGTCGACGTATTGTTAGCTGCAACACGCTCTGAAAATGTCGAAGTCCGGGTAGCGGCTGCCGAAATGGCTGGCCTAACCGTGGATATTGTGGATACCGAAACCCACGCGCTGGAAAAAGTGCTGCGCCACTTAACCAACGAATTAGAGCAACATGACTCGTTAGCCATTGTCGACTTTGGCGCAACCATGACCGGCATTAGTGTATTCGAGCGTAGCCGCCTAACTTTTTCTCGCGAACAAACTTTCGGCGGGCGACAATTAACCGAAGAAATCATGCACCGCTATGGCCTCACTTGGCAGGAAGCCGGTTTGGCAAAAAAAGAAGGCAACCTACCGGAAAACTACGTTTCAGAAGTGTTAGAACCCTTCAAAGACAGCATGGTGCGCCAATTACACCGTTTCCTTCAGTTTTATTACGCGTCCAGTCAGAAAGACAGTGTATCGCAAATCCTCATTTGCGGCGGCTGCGCCCGCATTCCTGGTGTAGATGAACAAATCCAATCCACTATCGGGATTCCGGTCAGGGTCATAAACCCTTTCACACGGGTTGCCTTAGGGTCGCGCGTCAGTCCGGTTAGATTTACCAATGACATGCAAGCCCTGCTGATTGCAGCAGGGCTATCACTACGAGGGTTAGAATAA
- a CDS encoding PilN domain-containing protein, protein MAGLNLLPWREKAREEKKKQFFTLVGGSATLAAGIIFGAHQYMQYAIGYQEQRNQLLSTEITELDKQIKEIEALDATRQALLDRMQVIEDLQSTRPAIVHLFDEMVNALPKGMYLLHLQQEATKVQLEGKAESYARVSSYMNRLDASPWLSSSNLNVISTQKDATDEEMVLRDFKLDVTQLLRQTQDDTNSNQTTPQKSGTPPNVKKLTKTQEDGK, encoded by the coding sequence ATGGCGGGTCTAAACCTCCTTCCTTGGCGGGAAAAAGCGCGTGAAGAAAAGAAAAAGCAGTTTTTCACTCTTGTAGGAGGCAGTGCAACACTAGCCGCTGGGATTATCTTTGGCGCACACCAATACATGCAATACGCCATCGGTTATCAGGAGCAACGCAACCAATTGTTAAGCACTGAAATTACTGAGCTGGATAAACAAATCAAGGAAATTGAAGCGCTAGACGCTACCCGTCAAGCCTTATTAGACAGGATGCAAGTCATTGAAGACTTACAAAGTACCCGTCCCGCTATCGTGCACCTATTTGATGAAATGGTAAATGCACTTCCCAAAGGTATGTACTTACTGCATCTTCAGCAAGAAGCCACCAAGGTACAACTGGAAGGCAAAGCAGAGTCCTATGCACGTGTTTCCAGCTACATGAACCGCTTGGATGCCTCTCCTTGGTTAAGTTCATCTAACTTAAATGTCATTTCCACTCAAAAAGATGCAACCGATGAGGAAATGGTACTGCGTGACTTTAAATTGGATGTCACCCAATTGCTACGTCAAACGCAGGATGATACTAATTCCAACCAAACCACACCCCAAAAGAGTGGTACGCCTCCCAACGTGAAAAAACTCACTAAAACTCAGGAGGATGGCAAATGA
- a CDS encoding type 4a pilus biogenesis protein PilO, whose protein sequence is MNLHELNNLADDPGSVSWSIKSVALAFIMLIILLLGYQLIIVDEIEALTNVETKEQQLRADLETKQKRASQLPQYKAQMEEMQRSFSILLRQLPSDTEIPGLILDISEKGLSNGLELERFEPQNEVQMEFYAEKPIKIIAKGSYRELATFVSDISGLSRIVTINNIDLKPEEKSGRLRLEATLKTYRYLEEDSGDAPSKPSNKVASGNKGKKG, encoded by the coding sequence ATGAACCTGCATGAGCTGAATAATTTAGCAGACGATCCGGGTAGTGTGTCTTGGTCAATCAAGTCAGTGGCTCTAGCATTCATCATGCTGATTATTTTGTTATTGGGCTACCAACTTATCATTGTTGATGAGATAGAGGCACTGACTAACGTAGAAACGAAAGAACAGCAGTTACGCGCTGATTTAGAAACCAAGCAAAAACGTGCCAGCCAGCTTCCACAATACAAAGCTCAAATGGAAGAAATGCAACGTTCTTTCAGTATTTTATTACGTCAACTACCTAGTGATACTGAAATCCCAGGATTGATTCTGGATATTTCTGAAAAAGGCTTATCCAATGGTCTGGAATTAGAACGCTTTGAACCACAAAATGAAGTGCAAATGGAGTTTTATGCCGAGAAGCCTATCAAAATCATCGCAAAAGGCTCATACCGTGAACTAGCAACCTTTGTCAGTGATATTTCTGGGCTGTCACGTATTGTGACCATCAATAATATCGACCTCAAACCAGAAGAAAAGAGCGGACGGCTGCGATTAGAAGCCACCCTTAAAACCTATCGTTACCTAGAAGAAGATAGCGGCGATGCTCCGAGCAAACCGAGCAACAAAGTAGCCAGTGGCAATAAGGGGAAAAAAGGATGA
- a CDS encoding pilus assembly protein PilP, whose amino-acid sequence MSSIKLLAGLGLLASLTACNSDMSDLEQYVQSVKAKPASPIDPIPEIKPYVRFIYPGHELDPFDSKILAPDTVADPGNAIMPDPNRVPEFLESFPLDSLRMVGTLNQNSALWALIRIPDGAIHRARAGNYLGKNHGKITKVEETKVMLQEIVENGFGGFKERENAIALSDLKDVKK is encoded by the coding sequence ATGAGCAGTATTAAGTTATTGGCAGGATTGGGGTTGTTAGCATCCCTAACAGCCTGTAACAGTGACATGAGTGACCTGGAACAATACGTACAAAGTGTTAAGGCAAAACCGGCCAGCCCTATTGACCCGATTCCCGAAATCAAACCCTATGTGCGTTTCATTTACCCTGGACACGAATTGGATCCGTTTGATTCCAAGATTCTCGCACCCGATACCGTGGCAGACCCCGGCAATGCCATCATGCCAGACCCCAATCGCGTACCCGAATTTCTGGAAAGTTTCCCCTTGGACAGTCTACGCATGGTGGGTACGCTCAACCAAAATAGCGCACTGTGGGCGCTTATCCGTATCCCGGATGGTGCCATTCACCGCGCCCGTGCAGGCAATTACCTCGGTAAAAATCACGGCAAGATCACTAAAGTTGAAGAAACCAAAGTAATGCTTCAGGAAATTGTGGAAAATGGTTTTGGTGGTTTCAAAGAGCGGGAAAATGCCATTGCCCTCTCTGACCTTAAAGATGTAAAAAAATAA